One genomic region from Candidatus Reconcilbacillus cellulovorans encodes:
- a CDS encoding universal stress protein, which produces MATDRKNAGGGRIVELDVRPHLRNKLEPFQLIMDTVKTVGPLDTFVLHATFKPTPLLGLMKMKGFAHRAERLAADHWKVTFVPKRRKHELGEGADEADDPAETPAPGGRSAGASGDSAAMRTDDFGDPSTGPEPWVQGPRTIELDNRGLTPPQPMVRTLKALEQCRPGDRVVIHNDRVPVFLLEELNALGYPYRVEQLPDGSARVTIEKK; this is translated from the coding sequence ATGGCGACGGATCGGAAAAACGCCGGGGGCGGTCGGATCGTCGAACTCGACGTCCGGCCGCACTTGCGCAACAAACTGGAACCGTTCCAATTGATTATGGATACGGTGAAAACCGTCGGCCCGCTCGATACGTTCGTGCTGCACGCGACGTTCAAGCCGACACCGCTTCTCGGCCTGATGAAAATGAAAGGGTTCGCGCACAGGGCGGAGCGGCTCGCCGCGGATCACTGGAAAGTGACGTTTGTGCCGAAGCGGAGAAAACACGAGCTGGGCGAGGGAGCCGACGAGGCCGACGATCCGGCGGAAACGCCGGCGCCGGGCGGCAGATCGGCGGGCGCATCCGGCGATTCGGCGGCTATGCGGACTGACGATTTCGGCGATCCGTCGACCGGACCGGAACCCTGGGTGCAAGGCCCGCGGACGATCGAGCTCGACAACCGCGGGCTGACGCCGCCGCAGCCGATGGTCAGGACGCTCAAGGCGCTCGAGCAATGCCGGCCGGGCGACCGCGTCGTCATCCACAACGACCGCGTGCCCGTTTTTCTGCTGGAGGAGTTGAACGCGCTCGGCTATCCGTATCGGGTCGAACAACTTCCCGACGGGTCGGCGCGGGTGACGATCGAGAAAAAATAA